A genomic stretch from Physeter macrocephalus isolate SW-GA chromosome 12, ASM283717v5, whole genome shotgun sequence includes:
- the LOC102990056 gene encoding LOW QUALITY PROTEIN: dual specificity tyrosine-phosphorylation-regulated kinase 4 (The sequence of the model RefSeq protein was modified relative to this genomic sequence to represent the inferred CDS: inserted 1 base in 1 codon; substituted 1 base at 1 genomic stop codon) produces the protein MAIDMWNLGCMMAEMYTGYPXFPGENEVEQLACIMEVLGLPPTHFIQTASRRQTFFDSKGFPKNITNNKGKKRYPDSKDLTMVLKAFDTSFLDFLRKCLVWEPSLRMTPDQALKHAWIHEPRNLKAQPRLQTLRKTSLCFPSEAWKDKVQGQHHLSSLAEVILQIETKDKIKEGATKQDQNSGNQXGSDQHIAEVQLPHLAEASGKPEAVVGPVESKTSTGQQNKNCSPKNTNILPPIV, from the exons ATGGCCATTGATATGTGGAACCTGGGCTGCATGATGGCCGAGATGTACACGGGCTACC TGTTCCCTGGGGAGAACGAGGTGGAGCAGCTAGCCTGCATCATGGAG GTGCTGGGCTTGCCACCAACCCACTTCATCCAGACGGCCTCCAGGAGACAGACATTCTTTG ATTCCAAAGGTTTCCCTAAAAATATAACCaacaacaaggggaaaaaaagataccCGGATTCCAAGGATCTCACCATGGTGCTGAAAGCCTTCGACACCAGTTTCCTGGACTTTCTGAGAAAGTGTTTGGT CTGGGAGCCTTCTCTTCGCATGACCCCTGACCAGGCCCTCAAGCATGCTTGGATTCATGAGCCGCGGAACCTCAAAGCACAGCCCAGGCTTCAGACCTTGAGGAAAACCAGTCTCTGTTTCCCTTCTGAGGCCTGGAAGGACAAGGTTCAAGGGCAACATca TCTCTCCTCTTTGGCAGAGGTGATCCTCCAAATAGAGACTAAAGACAAAATCAAAGAAGGCGCCACTAAACAGGATCAGAATTCAGGTAATCAGTAGGGCTCTGACCAGCACATAGCTGAAGTCCAGCTGCCTCATCTAGCAGAAGCTTCCGGAAAGCCCGAGGCAGTTGTTGGGCCAGTGGAGTCCAAGACCTCCACaggacaacaaaacaaaaactgctcCCCCAAGAACACAAACATTTTACCACCTATTGTGTGA
- the AKAP3 gene encoding A-kinase anchor protein 3: protein MAAPQLSGLSVHRALKVSDGAAPMSERVDWLQSRTGVCQVYVYSPGDDQLQDWKTVTSRDPIRVLSWLRRDLEKNTAGLQDVRVKPGEASFGGEMVNSGDQRKSFCVDYYNTTTKGSPGRLRFEMSYRENPYQGPSAHVGNMSSVDEVSFYANRHTNLVIVSARKEINKRIDGSENKCVHQLVSVGDKPSPNKSLSKVASELVNETLSAWSKNSTSDKAPGSCDRDSGTLQSPLNLKYKSALKIKDSTKESRSPDDKPSSKKTFFYKEVFESCNASDATEGGRSLPAEGEMFGEQERPNDFTASVSQEIITYVNRVVSDMMVSIMKTLRIQVKDTTITTILLKEVLVKHAKEVVSDLIDSFRKNLHDVTGALMTDTGFVSAVKRSLFSHGSQKATDIMDAMLGKLYSVIFAKKPPETVRKTKDKSESYSLMSMKGMGDPKNRNINSASVKSKGKSREKICSPAPKPEKEKTCVETLGEHIIQEGLSLWHKNQQEEGKSPGFQCAPCVASNKQYKPAPDFPLGVLFDPCNLSPSMHHQEKPENFMYDSDSWAKDLIVSALFLIQQHLAQGGSMDAQSCLKAAGSTNLQAKKSPAVSDESGLRSPHMGVDQEEAEKKDLMSVFFNFIQNLLGETIFKSDRSSEPKPTKEEESPQCERPVTPPIKLNEGDEAGGTFAGLTKKVANQLDDHVNGQMVEHLMDSVMKLCLIIAKSCNSPLAELGHDKSGDTNWPTSASPDSLHECLPTKGTGTAEILLKNAYEAIYNEGLSGQPETVQNKQLRAVLQWMAASVLHVPVFYFGDHGDGIQEKLLQLSAAAKEKGCSVGEVLQLVLRYEKERQLDEAVGNVMWLQLLDWLMVHL from the exons CCTCACGTGATCCCATCAGAGTGCTCAGCTGGCTCCGCAGAGACctggaaaaaaacacagcagGGCTCCAAGATGTTAGAGTCAAGCCTGGAGAAGCATCATTTGGTGGGGAAATGGTCAACTCAGGAGACCAACGCAAAAGTTTCTGTGTGGACTATTATAACACCACCACCAAGGGCAGTCCAGGGAGACTGCGTTTTGAGATGAGTTACAGAGAGAACCCTTATCAGGGCCCCAGTGCCCACGTTGGTAACATGAGCTCAGTAGACGAAGTTTCCTTCTACGCCAATCGCCACACAAATCTCGTCATAGTCAGTGCCCGCAAGGAGATCAACAAGAGGATTGACGGCTCTGAGAACAAATGCGTCCATCAGTTAGTGTCCGTGGGGGATAAGCCTTCACCCAACAAAAGCCTGAGCAAGGTGGCATCAGAGCTGGTGAACGAGACTCTCTCTGCCTGGTCCAAAAACTCCACCTCGGATAAGGCTCCTGGCTCCTGTGACAGAGACTCGGGAACATTACAGAGTCCCctgaatttaaaatacaaaagcgCTTTGAAGATCAAGGACAGCACCAAGGAAAGCAGGAGTCCAGACGACAAGCCTTCTTCTAAGAAGACTTTCTTCTATAAGGAAGTGTTTGAATCTTGTAACGCAAGCGATGCCACAGAGGGTGGAAGGTCCTTACCCGCAGAGGGAGAGATGTTCGGAGAGCAGGAAAGGCCCAATGACTTCACAGCTTCTGTCAGTCAAGAGATCATCACCTATGTTAACCGTGTGGTGTCTGATATGATGGTCTCCATCATGAAGACACTCAGGATCCAAGTGAAGGACACGACCATTACCACCATCCTGCTGAAGGAGGTCCTGGTCAAGCACGCGAAAGAGGTGGTCTCAGATCTCATCGACTCCTTCAGGAAGAACCTCCACGACGTCACAGGGGCCCTCATGACTGATACGGGCTTTGTCTCGGCCGTGAAAAGAAGTCTCTTCTCTCATGGAAGCCAGAAGGCCACAGATATCATGGATGCCATGCTGGGTAAACTCTACTCGGTGATATTTGCCAAGAAACCTCCTGAGACTGTCAGGAAAACCAaggacaagtctgagagttacTCCCTCATGTCCATGAAAGGAATGGGTGACCCTAAAAACCGAAACATCAACTCTGCATCTGTGAAATCTAAAGGTAAATCGAGGGAAAAAATCTGCTCTCCTGCACCCAAACCCGAGAAGGAGAAGACTTGTGTTGAAACTCTGGGTGAGCACATCATCCAAGAGGGACTATCCCTGTGGCATAAAAAtcagcaggaagaaggaaaatctcCAGGTTTCCAGTGTGCACCGTGTGTAGCTTCCAACAAACAGTATAAACCTGCACCAGACTTTCCCTTGGGAGTTCTTTTCGATCCTTGCAACCTCAGTCCGTCTATGCATCACCAAGAGAAACCGGAGAATTTTATGTATGATTCAGACTCCTGGGCCAAGGACCTGATCGTATCTGCCTTATTTCTGATTCAGCAACACCTGGCCCAGGGGGGAAGCATGGATGCACAGAGTTGCCTTAAAGCTGCTGGCAGCACCAACTTGCAGGCCAAAAAGTCCCCTGCAGTTTCTGATGAGTCCGGCCTTAGGTCTCCTCATATGGGGGTTGACcaagaagaagcagagaagaagGATCTAATGAGCGTTTTCTTCAACTTCATCCAGAACTTACTCGGTGAGACCATTTTCAAGAGCGACCGTAGCTCTGAACCCAAGCCAACTAAGGAAGAAGAGAGTCCCCAGTGTGAAAGACCTGTAACTCCTCCCATCAAATTAAATGAAGGCGATGAGGCTGGAGGTACTTTTGCTGGGCTGACCAAGAAGGTTGCTAACCAGCTAGATGACCACGTGAACGGGCAAATGGTAGAACATCTGATGGACTCAGTGATGAAGTTGTGTCTCATTATTGCCAAGTCCTGTAACTCTCCGTTGGCAGAACTAGGACATGATAAGTCTGGGGATACCAACTGGCCAACTTCAGCCTCCCCAGATAGCTTACATGAGTGTTTGCCAACCAAGGGCACAGGGACAGCAGAGATCCTCCTGAAGAATGCTTATGAAGCTATCTATAACGAAGGTTTATCAGGACAGCCTGAAACGGTTCAGAACAAGCAACTCCGAGCCGTTCTTCAATGGATGGCCGCCTCTGTGCTCCATGTCCCCGTTTTTTACTTTGGAGATCACGGTGACGGAATCCAGGAGAAG cTACTTCAGCTCTCGGCAGCCGCCAAGGAAAAAGGGTGCAGCGTAGGTGAGGTTCTGCAGTTGGTGCTGCGCTATGAGAAGGAACGACAGCTGGACGAGGCGGTGGGCAACGTCATGTGGCTGCAGCTGCTGGACTGGCTGATGGTGCACCTGTGA